Part of the Caldisericum sp. genome is shown below.
AATCCTTGGTAAAAATAGCGAGGATTATTTTAGTTTTGCGGTAAACAACTTAATTTAAAGTAGTGGCTTAATAATTTCCCGTGATATGATTTTAGTAGTATATGAGTAGGGTTTTACATTTTTATCAATAATCATTACGGTAACTATTCCCACAGAAAGCGAAATGATTGTTGTAACAAAAGTAGTAAAATCTTTTAGGTTTGAAATTTTTATATTAAATCGGAATTCGAGGATAGAGCCTATAATTGCGCCAATCACAATGAATAACAAGGGTATTCCATAGACAATAAACAAGCCCCTATTAAGATCGGACTCTTTAAACTCAAACTCAACATAATCGCCAACCTCTGCTCCAATCGTATTTCTAACCAAAAGCGTCTGCCCACCCTTAAGGGAATTATTTGCACAACTATCCTTTAACCCACAGGAAGAGCATTCTGATTCCCTTGGTGCCTGGACTTCTATATATTCACCTCTTATTGCTTTAACTGTTCCTGTTCCCTTCATATTTTATCTCCTTCCATATTGGGACAATTTTTTTAACTTCGTCGATAATCCATTGCGCTATTTCAAAGCCCTCTTCTCTGTGCCTCGAAGAGACGCCAACGAAAAGTGATGTTTCTTTCAGGGGAATGTCCCCAAGACGGTGCACGATTATAACATCAAGAATACCTTCTTTATTTAAGGCGGCTTCCTCTATTTTTTTAAGTTCT
Proteins encoded:
- a CDS encoding SoxR reducing system RseC family protein; translated protein: MKGTGTVKAIRGEYIEVQAPRESECSSCGLKDSCANNSLKGGQTLLVRNTIGAEVGDYVEFEFKESDLNRGLFIVYGIPLLFIVIGAIIGSILEFRFNIKISNLKDFTTFVTTIISLSVGIVTVMIIDKNVKPYSYTTKIISREIIKPLL
- a CDS encoding molybdenum cofactor biosynthesis protein MoaE, with protein sequence MVKLTKEKINEKELIENLRNEEGGSVVVFLGEPRKGKDDGDVSSIEYTAYEEMAIQELKKIEEAALNKEGILDVIIVHRLGDIPLKETSLFVGVSSRHREEGFEIAQWIIDEVKKIVPIWKEIKYEGNRNS